The following proteins are encoded in a genomic region of Dromaius novaehollandiae isolate bDroNov1 chromosome 29, bDroNov1.hap1, whole genome shotgun sequence:
- the NAXE gene encoding NAD(P)H-hydrate epimerase, producing MPGPRALLGLGLLVAAGARAGGRCPSRPWGWGRGRGWGPPRCAMHSPAAGPRGLRFLGQEEAQAIDQELFTEYKFSVDQLMELAGLSCATAIAKAYPPSSFTKSRPTVLIVCGPGNNGGDGLVCARHLKMFGYEPTVFYPKRPNKPLFEGLTTQCQKMDITFLPEFPAEASLIDELYGLVVDAIFGFSFKGAVREPFGSILGTLKRITIPIASIDIPSGWDVEKGNVDGLQPDMLISLTAPKKAAAHFAGRYHFLGGRFVPAALQEKYALNLPPYPGTDCVLQLA from the exons atgccggggccgcgggcgctgctggggctggggctgctggtggcggcgggggcgcgggcgggcgggcgctgtCCGAGccgcccctggggctggggccggggccggggctggggccccCCCCGCTGCGCCATGCacagccccgccgcggggccgcgggggctccgcTTCCTCGG gcaggaggaggcccaAGCCATCGACCAGGAGCTCTTCACCGAGTACAAGTTCAGCGTGGACCAGCTGATGGAGCTGGCGGGGCTGAGCTGCGCCACGGCCATCGCCAAG GCCTATCCGCCCAGCTCCTTCACCAAGAGCCGGCCCACCGTGCTGATCGTGTGCGGGCCGGGCAACAACGGAGGCGACGGCCTGGTCTGCGCCCGGCACCTGAAGATGTTT GGCTACGAGCCGACCGTGTTTTACCCCAAGCGCCCCAATAAACCGCTGTTCGAGGGTTTGACCACCCAGTGCCAGAAGATGGACATCACCTTCCTCCCGGAGTTCCCCGCCGAG GCGTCGCTCATCGACGAGCTCTACGGCCTGGTGGTGGATGCGATTTTTGGGTTCAGCTTCAAGGGAGCCGTGCGGGAGCCCTTCGGCAGCATCCTGGGCACCCTCAAGCGCATCACCATCCCCATCGCCAGCATCGACATCCCGTCGG GCTGGGACGTGGAGAAGGGGAACGTGGACGGCCTCCAGCCCGACATGCTCATCTCGCTCACGGCGCCCAAGAAGGCGGCGGCACACTTCGCCGGCCGCTACCACTTCCTCGGTGGCAGGTTCGTGCCCGCAGCGCTGCAGGAAAAATACGCTCTGAACCTGCCGCCGTACCCCGGGACGGACTGCGTCCTGCAGTTGGCCTAG
- the LOC112990819 gene encoding G patch domain-containing protein 4 produces the protein MSPPEPPGRGMRFAESQLRRHGWKRGKGLGKREDGIAEAIRVKVKCDTAGVGHDPAEQFSFHWWDHVFNKSAANIAVEAGQDGVSVKTLSEQDAGISNKKPRKAGSADGMLYGRFVKAATLMAHGEEAAKPPTASESSEEEEEKLDLSSARRLTDEELIRACGGRTAHKGARHGLTMSAKLARLEEQERAFLAAYRQKKGLPETPESSPPAERQKKEKKKKKQSKERADPEAEQSQEPSGEENTAEEEEKVAKRKKKKKKRKESVEREESEAEAPLGEADEPDHAGHSPKKKKKRKKRQREAE, from the exons ATGagccccccggagccgccgggccgcggcaTGCGGTTTGCGGAGAGCCAGCTGCGGCGGCACGGCTGGAAGCGAG GCAAAGGGCTGGGGAAGCGGGAGGACGGCATCGCCGAAGCCATCAGGGTGAAAGTGAAGTGCGACACCGCCGGG GTGGGCCACGACCCGGCGGAGCAGTTCTCCTTCCACTGGTGGGACCACGTCTTCAACAAGTCGGCTGCCAACATCGCCGTGGAGGCCGGGCAG GATGGCGTCTCCGTGAAGACACTTTCCGAGCAGGACGCCGGGATCAGCAATAAGAAGCCGCGCAAGGCCGGCAGCGCCGACGGCATGCTCTACGGCCGCTTTGTGAAG gcGGCCACGCTTATGGCACACGGGGAGGAGGCTGCGAAGCCGCCCACCGCCTCGGagagcagcgaggaggaggaggagaagctggaCCTCTCTTCGGCCAGGAG GCTGACAGACGAGGAGCTGATCCGAGCCTGCGGCGGCCGCACGGCACACAA GGGTGCCCGGCACGGCCTGACGATGAGCGCCAAGCTGGCCCGCCTGGAGGAGCAGGAACGAGCCTTCCTGGCCGCGTACAGGCAGAAAAAGGGGCTGCCGGAGACCCCGGAGAGCAGCCCCCCAGCAGAGaggcaaaagaaagagaaaaagaagaagaaacagtccAAAGAGAGAGCCGACCCTGAGGctgagcagagccaggagccaagtGGCGAAGAGAAcacagcagaagaggaagagaaggtcgcaaagagaaagaaaaagaagaaaaaacgcAAAGAATCAGTTGAGAGAGAGGAGAGCGAGGCAGAGGCACCTCTAGGAGAGGCAGACGAGCCAGACCACGCTGGGCACAGCcccaagaagaagaagaagaggaagaagaggcaaCGGGAGGCAGAGTGA